From the Candidatus Dadabacteria bacterium genome, the window AAAAGAGATGGGAAGGCTTCTATCGGATCTTCGGTTCATAAGCGTCGGGGAGATAATACATCGCGGAATGCACGAGTACCTAAGCAGTTTCCAGTCCCGCATAAACGAGGTCGGAAACCGCGTATACGACGATTACTTCGGCTACAGCTTAACAGACAACATCCTTCGGGACTTTGACGATATCTGAGAGGGAGAAAACAGATGACTTTTTGCGTGGGGATGAGACTCAAAGAAGGGATAATCGGTCTTGCCGACAATCTCATAATAACGGGAAACGAGGCCATACGGGCAAAGAAGGTCACCGCCCACAGGGCCGGGGACAACTCCTTTTTCCTTATGACTTCGGGGCTTCGCTCCGCGAGGGACAAGACTATCACCTATCTTGACGAGGCGCTTGATCACTCTCAGGAATCCCTTGACCGCCTCTACAAGGCAGTGAACATTTTCTCAAGGGAGCTTCGGAGGGTGAAAGAGGAAGACGGAGAGGCGCTTTCCGAATCGGGATTTGCCTTCAACATGTACTCCATAATAGGAGGGCAGTTCGAAAACGATCCCGAGCCCCAGCTTTTCCTCGTCTATCCCCAAGGGAACTGGATCAACGTGGGGACCACCTCCCCCTACGTTATAATAGGCGAGTCGAAATACGGAAAACCGATAATAAAAAGAACCCTTACCTACGATACCAGCTTCGATGTCGCGCTTCGCATCGCATACCTTGCGTTTGATTCAAGCCGCATAAACGCCATAGACGTTGATTTTCCGATAGACATCATAGTCTACAGAAGCAATTCATTTTCCCTCGAGCAGTACAGGTTCAACGAAAACGAGCTGGCGGACATATCCGATTGGTGGCAGGAGAGGCTCAGAAAATCGGCCGAGGAAGTGCCCGCCGAATGGGTAAGAAAAATCCTTAACAGAAGCCCGAAAAGTGCTGCTTAGCATAGATCACAACACAACTTACTCCTACGGGAAAAAAGTGGTCCTGGCCCCTCATACCGTGAGGCTTTGCCCGAGAAACGGCGGGGGGCAGATGACCCATATGTTTTCGCTCAGGACAGATCCCCCCGAAGCGGGAAGAAGCGTGAACTCGGATCTCGACGGAAACACTACCGTTACCCTGTGGTTTATGGGCGAGTTCAACAGTCTTACAATCGATACCAGCTGCGTCGTCGAGACGCTTCGGGAAAACCCTTTTGATTTCATAGTTTCCGACGTAAGGTTCCTTGATCTGCCGATGGAATACCCACGCGAGCAGAAGGCAGCCCTTCGCCCGTACCTGGCGGTAAGCAAAAAAACGGCCCTGGCAGTCTCGCCGCTTCGTGAAACGATTCTCTCGCAGACCATGGGAAAAACCACGGATTTTATTCTCTCGCTCTGCGAGCACATACACGATAACTTTCCCCATATGGTGAGAGAGCAGGGCGGACCCTGGTCCGCGGAGAGGACCCTCAGGGAAAAAAAGGGGTCCTGCAGGGACCTCGTGGAGCTTTTCGCGGCCGTCTGCCGCTCGGTGGGTCTTGCGTGCAGGCACGTAAGCGGCTATGCGCTCAGCGCAAGAAGAAAAAAAGGAGACGAGCTTCACGCCTGGGCCGAGGTCTACATACCGGGCGGAGGATGGAGAGGCTATGATCCCTCTTCGGGTCTCGCAGTCTCAGACCGTCACGTCGCAGTCGCAAGCGGTCCCACCCACGGCCTCATCGCCCCCGTTTCAGGAAGTTTCTATGGGGAGGGAGCCGAAGTCGAGCTCCGGTTCCGTGTAAGGGTAAAAAAGACGGGGAAGCGGGAAAAAAAAGCCCTGGGACTTCTCTAGAGGACAGGATGAACTTCAACAGAGAATTAGTCTGTCTTTACTGTCCACTCCACATGAACAGTGCACGCAGAGAGCAATATCTGCCTCACTGTTATTTTTGAATCCGATCTATCAAGAGAAACCCGTGCTGCAACAGCGTGTTCTTGGTATGGACAGTCAACTACTGGCCCATCAGAGTTGAATGCGGCAACAGAAACCTTCTGTAGCGATGAGAATATAGCCGTCGGAATTTCAACGAGTTGATACATTGACGGGATGCTAGGCCCTTTACGAAACGCGCGCAACATCATAATTGAATCTACCGCTTCCTGATACTCACGGAACAGGGCAAGCGTTCTTTTCCTACGTTCTCTTGCTGTACGCATATCCTGTATCCATGCCGCTTCGGTCAGCTTTGAGATGTGCACTGAGGTACGAGAAAGTTTTTGGGCAGCAGTAGATTTCAGTGAAAGCTTCTGCACCGGAAGGCGGCTGTTCTTAATTTCAATGTCGACAAACCTCTCGGTCTCTGAAAGATAATCTCCTA encodes:
- a CDS encoding peptidase translates to MTFCVGMRLKEGIIGLADNLIITGNEAIRAKKVTAHRAGDNSFFLMTSGLRSARDKTITYLDEALDHSQESLDRLYKAVNIFSRELRRVKEEDGEALSESGFAFNMYSIIGGQFENDPEPQLFLVYPQGNWINVGTTSPYVIIGESKYGKPIIKRTLTYDTSFDVALRIAYLAFDSSRINAIDVDFPIDIIVYRSNSFSLEQYRFNENELADISDWWQERLRKSAEEVPAEWVRKILNRSPKSAA
- a CDS encoding transglutaminase family protein, which encodes MLLSIDHNTTYSYGKKVVLAPHTVRLCPRNGGGQMTHMFSLRTDPPEAGRSVNSDLDGNTTVTLWFMGEFNSLTIDTSCVVETLRENPFDFIVSDVRFLDLPMEYPREQKAALRPYLAVSKKTALAVSPLRETILSQTMGKTTDFILSLCEHIHDNFPHMVREQGGPWSAERTLREKKGSCRDLVELFAAVCRSVGLACRHVSGYALSARRKKGDELHAWAEVYIPGGGWRGYDPSSGLAVSDRHVAVASGPTHGLIAPVSGSFYGEGAEVELRFRVRVKKTGKREKKALGLL